In Acidobacteriota bacterium, a genomic segment contains:
- a CDS encoding DUF2585 family protein yields MSEALYQTSPRSDSVASILQPNFWSASAFIIVLTTAWLVGSGGEVWGETNLYWPLSAEVWSRQNSQHPIDPYTLTHMLHGVLCFWLITLMLPKLPVRRQFFLAVLFACGWEVVENSSFVIDRYRMVTASADYVGDAVVNSFVDILACGAGFFFARAVGFGFSFAVFVAVEILMIFWIKDNLLLNILMIVYPLDGVKTWQVGL; encoded by the coding sequence ATGAGCGAAGCACTTTATCAAACATCGCCACGATCGGATTCCGTTGCGTCGATCCTTCAACCAAATTTCTGGAGTGCCTCGGCGTTCATCATCGTTCTGACGACCGCCTGGCTCGTCGGGTCCGGCGGTGAGGTCTGGGGCGAGACGAACCTCTACTGGCCGCTCTCGGCCGAGGTCTGGAGCAGGCAAAACTCGCAGCACCCGATCGACCCCTACACGCTGACGCACATGCTCCACGGGGTCTTGTGCTTCTGGCTGATAACGCTGATGCTACCTAAGTTGCCGGTTCGCCGGCAATTTTTTTTGGCTGTTCTTTTTGCGTGCGGTTGGGAAGTGGTCGAAAACTCGTCGTTTGTGATCGACCGTTACCGGATGGTCACGGCCTCGGCCGATTACGTCGGCGATGCGGTCGTGAATTCCTTTGTCGATATTCTGGCGTGTGGTGCGGGGTTCTTCTTCGCCCGGGCGGTTGGGTTCGGCTTCTCGTTCGCCGTGTTCGTTGCCGTCGAGATACTGATGATCTTTTGGATCAAAGACAATCTTCTCTTGAATATCCTAATGATCGTCTATCCGCTCGATGGCGTTAAGACCTGGCAGGTCGGCCTCTAA
- a CDS encoding DUF4149 domain-containing protein encodes MKFVSDIRLLLTALWLGAAVFFIFVAQSAFAVLPERELAGAMVNRTLAIVNYGGLAIALILLATSLIGQATVNRFWLWTERIVLLVLAAATAIGQFVIGWWLVLLRNEMGKPIDQVAADDPLRVQFNQMHEYSVWVLMAAMAAALIVFFIIANRKFSAKKKDNVVDFDPLKDFKV; translated from the coding sequence ATGAAGTTCGTCTCGGATATTCGCCTGCTTTTGACCGCTCTCTGGCTTGGTGCGGCGGTGTTTTTCATCTTTGTCGCGCAGAGCGCATTCGCGGTGCTGCCGGAACGTGAGCTTGCCGGGGCGATGGTCAACCGGACGCTGGCGATAGTCAACTACGGCGGACTTGCGATCGCGTTGATCCTGCTCGCAACATCACTGATCGGGCAGGCGACGGTCAACCGCTTCTGGCTCTGGACGGAACGCATCGTCCTTCTTGTTCTGGCCGCCGCAACAGCGATCGGGCAGTTCGTTATCGGCTGGTGGCTCGTCCTGCTTCGCAACGAGATGGGCAAGCCGATCGATCAGGTCGCCGCGGATGACCCGCTCCGCGTGCAGTTCAACCAGATGCACGAATATTCGGTCTGGGTCCTGATGGCGGCGATGGCCGCGGCCTTGATAGTGTTTTTTATCATCGCCAACCGAAAATTTAGCGCGAAAAAGAAAGACAACGTGGTCGATTTCGATCCGCTCAAGGACTTTAAGGTCTAG
- a CDS encoding glycosyltransferase family 2 protein translates to MSTFNGERYLGEQVRSILDQSFAEFRLIVRDDGSTDRSVSITEEFCREDGRVTLLRDDDGNLGLRRSFMRLLAASDGQYFMFSDQDDVWLPDKIERSLEAIKKLEGSSDPNTPLLVFTDLKVVNEPLEAIDDSLWHYQRLRPEISQDWKRLLAQNVVTGCTILANRAAARAALPFALPEMMHDHWVAVNAAKHGKIGYISEPTVLYRQHSSNAEGGRDFGLKYAAGKSLGLRARTAFYKKAAAHFGDVSAAELMGLKAAENLKRLF, encoded by the coding sequence ATGTCAACATTTAACGGCGAGCGATACCTTGGCGAACAGGTCCGGTCGATACTCGATCAGAGCTTTGCCGAGTTTCGGCTAATTGTCCGCGACGACGGTTCGACGGATCGAAGCGTTTCGATTACCGAGGAGTTTTGCCGCGAGGACGGCCGCGTCACGCTGCTTCGGGACGACGACGGCAATCTCGGCCTCCGGCGATCTTTTATGCGGCTGCTTGCGGCGAGCGACGGCCAGTATTTTATGTTCTCTGACCAGGACGACGTTTGGCTGCCGGATAAGATCGAGCGTTCACTTGAAGCGATAAAGAAGCTTGAGGGGTCGTCGGACCCGAACACACCGCTACTCGTTTTTACCGATCTCAAGGTTGTGAACGAGCCGCTTGAGGCCATCGACGATTCGCTCTGGCATTATCAGCGGCTGCGGCCGGAGATCTCGCAGGATTGGAAACGGCTGCTGGCGCAGAATGTCGTTACGGGCTGTACCATCCTCGCCAATCGGGCGGCGGCCCGTGCCGCACTTCCTTTCGCTCTCCCCGAGATGATGCACGACCATTGGGTCGCCGTTAACGCGGCAAAGCATGGCAAGATCGGCTACATCAGCGAGCCGACGGTGCTTTACCGCCAGCACTCATCAAATGCCGAGGGAGGCCGGGACTTTGGTTTGAAATACGCCGCCGGCAAATCGCTCGGGCTCCGTGCGAGAACGGCCTTCTACAAAAAGGCGGCCGCTCATTTCGGCGACGTTTCGGCCGCCGAATTGATGGGGTTAAAAGCGGCCGAGAATCTGAAAAGACTTTTCTGA
- a CDS encoding DUF1972 domain-containing protein codes for MRIAILGTRGIPANYGGFETFAEQLATRLVARGHEVTVYCRSHHVPKAMKEHRGVRLVVLPTLKHKYLDTVVHTYLSVMHAIFQRFDAVLICNAANAIFIPKLTWTGTPVAINVDGLERKRKKWNKLGQLYYALGERASVWFATEVVTDAKAIYDYYLAEYGVDSTMIAYGADVERKLDEYAISEFGVEPEDYFLYVSRLEPENNAAMVIEAFRRTETERKLVIVGDAPYAEDYKKHLRELAADDPRIIFTGFVFGSGYKSLQQNAYVYIHATEVGGTHPALIEAMGYGNCVLAYSTVENIEVVGDAALTFSTLDELSERISELDADAAKAAEYRAKAQQRVEAAYSWDSITDRYEALFEKLAVRK; via the coding sequence ATGCGCATCGCTATACTCGGCACCCGCGGAATACCGGCAAACTATGGCGGCTTTGAGACATTTGCCGAGCAGCTTGCCACCCGGCTCGTCGCCCGCGGCCATGAGGTGACCGTCTATTGCCGTTCGCACCACGTTCCAAAAGCGATGAAGGAGCACCGCGGCGTACGCCTCGTCGTCCTCCCGACGCTCAAGCATAAATATCTGGACACGGTCGTGCACACCTATCTTTCGGTGATGCACGCGATCTTTCAGCGGTTCGATGCCGTTCTGATCTGCAATGCCGCAAACGCCATCTTCATCCCGAAATTGACGTGGACCGGAACTCCGGTCGCGATCAATGTCGATGGCCTTGAGCGGAAGCGGAAAAAGTGGAACAAGCTCGGGCAGCTTTACTATGCACTCGGCGAGCGGGCGTCGGTCTGGTTTGCGACCGAGGTCGTGACCGATGCGAAGGCGATCTACGATTATTACCTCGCCGAATACGGCGTTGATTCGACGATGATCGCTTATGGAGCCGACGTCGAGCGAAAGCTGGACGAATACGCGATCAGCGAGTTTGGCGTCGAGCCCGAGGATTACTTTCTCTATGTCTCGCGGCTTGAGCCTGAGAACAACGCGGCGATGGTGATCGAGGCATTTCGACGGACCGAGACTGAGCGAAAGCTTGTCATTGTCGGCGATGCGCCCTATGCCGAGGACTACAAAAAGCACCTTCGCGAACTCGCCGCCGACGACCCGCGGATCATCTTCACCGGTTTCGTTTTTGGTTCGGGCTACAAATCCCTCCAGCAAAACGCCTACGTTTACATCCACGCGACCGAGGTCGGCGGAACGCACCCGGCGTTGATCGAGGCGATGGGATACGGAAACTGCGTTCTTGCATATTCGACGGTTGAGAATATTGAGGTCGTCGGCGACGCGGCTTTGACCTTCAGCACTCTCGATGAGCTTTCGGAACGAATCAGCGAACTCGACGCCGATGCTGCAAAGGCCGCGGAGTACAGGGCAAAGGCGCAGCAACGCGTCGAGGCCGCATATAGCTGGGACTCGATCACCGACCGTTACGAAGCACTCTTCGAAAAGCTCGCCGTGAGGAAATGA
- a CDS encoding glycosyltransferase: MISRIKKALRTIRREGISAGYSAFLRQIDKGRRDREYRGWAERYDTLDDAGRERLRKIAAELDAPPLISVLMPVYNVEERFLREAIGSVRAQIYENWELCIADDASTEPHVRRVLEELAAQDARIRVAFREKNGHISAASNTALEMVRGDFTALMDHDDLLAEDALLQAARVITSRPDANLIYSDEDKIDSNGVRFQPMFKPDWSPELMRSLNLITHLCVFRTEVLRAIGGFRTGFEGSQDYDLSLRFIDSISPATIVHIPHVLYHWRAIPGSVALDSGEKTYAHERARTALTEHYRRSGIAARAVRGRGELHRPEFLGEPPRVSVIHWGEGKSEIDLRGAHEVRETAGNVAAIAREAADASGEVLVFLHRNTDKLSRDGFSELAFRAAIGGVGCVGPKLLDANGRIADAGFAFGIMNGIGRPHRGLRRDDLGPFVGLAVDRNVLAVSLVAMAVERKAFIEAGGFDESLGDQFAAGIDLCLRLHEAGKRNVWTPWAEATSAVASNELDETVINELRARWQKYFERDPYYNPNLTAEGEDLRFAVPPRISRY; the protein is encoded by the coding sequence ATGATCAGCCGGATAAAAAAGGCTTTGCGGACCATTCGGCGGGAAGGTATCTCGGCCGGCTATTCGGCCTTTCTCCGGCAGATCGACAAGGGCCGCCGCGACCGCGAATACCGTGGCTGGGCCGAGCGGTACGACACGCTCGACGATGCTGGCCGCGAACGGCTTCGCAAGATCGCCGCCGAACTGGACGCCCCGCCGCTGATCTCCGTGCTTATGCCGGTCTATAACGTCGAGGAGCGTTTTCTGCGCGAGGCGATCGGCTCCGTTCGGGCTCAGATCTACGAAAATTGGGAGCTTTGCATCGCCGATGACGCTTCGACCGAGCCGCACGTTCGCCGGGTTCTCGAAGAGCTTGCCGCACAGGATGCCCGCATTCGCGTCGCCTTTCGCGAAAAGAATGGCCACATTTCCGCTGCTTCGAACACGGCGCTAGAAATGGTCCGCGGCGATTTCACCGCCTTGATGGACCACGACGACCTTCTCGCTGAGGACGCTCTTTTGCAGGCGGCACGCGTCATCACCTCGCGGCCCGATGCAAACCTGATCTATAGCGACGAGGACAAGATCGACTCAAACGGCGTGCGGTTCCAGCCGATGTTCAAGCCCGACTGGAGCCCCGAGCTGATGCGTTCGCTCAATCTGATCACGCACCTATGCGTCTTTCGGACCGAGGTCCTGCGGGCGATCGGCGGCTTTCGCACGGGGTTTGAGGGTAGCCAGGATTACGACCTCTCGCTCCGCTTTATTGACAGCATCTCGCCCGCAACCATCGTCCACATCCCGCATGTGCTTTATCATTGGCGGGCGATCCCGGGTTCGGTCGCGCTCGATAGCGGCGAGAAGACCTATGCCCACGAGCGGGCGCGAACCGCGCTGACCGAGCACTATCGGCGCAGCGGCATCGCGGCCCGTGCCGTCCGCGGCCGCGGCGAGCTGCACCGGCCGGAGTTCCTCGGCGAGCCGCCGAGGGTTTCGGTAATCCATTGGGGTGAAGGAAAATCTGAGATCGACCTCCGAGGCGCTCATGAGGTTCGCGAAACGGCCGGCAACGTCGCTGCGATTGCCCGCGAAGCCGCCGATGCCTCGGGAGAAGTTCTGGTGTTTCTGCACCGCAATACCGACAAGCTTTCGCGGGACGGTTTTAGCGAACTCGCCTTTCGGGCGGCGATCGGCGGCGTCGGCTGCGTCGGGCCGAAGTTGCTCGACGCCAACGGACGGATCGCGGACGCGGGCTTTGCGTTCGGGATAATGAACGGCATCGGCCGGCCGCATCGCGGCTTGCGGCGAGATGACCTCGGGCCGTTCGTCGGCCTGGCGGTTGACCGTAATGTTCTTGCCGTTTCATTGGTGGCGATGGCGGTCGAGCGGAAGGCATTCATTGAAGCTGGCGGATTCGACGAGAGTCTTGGCGACCAGTTCGCTGCGGGCATCGACCTTTGCCTGCGGCTTCACGAAGCGGGAAAGCGAAACGTCTGGACGCCCTGGGCCGAGGCGACGTCTGCCGTTGCGTCGAATGAGCTCGATGAAACCGTGATCAACGAACTCCGTGCCCGATGGCAGAAGTATTTTGAACGCGATCCGTATTACAATCCGAACCTGACGGCCGAAGGCGAAGATCTGCGGTTTGCCGTGCCGCCGCGAATATCGAGATATTGA
- a CDS encoding sugar transferase: MPLVTVLIGAADAALAGGALIAAFVVREGAPVLSETAWAWSQEFVPYAGVFWFAMFVRVALLAYEGVYRFKGAFSYSREAAKVVKAVAVGSLLIVAWAFLFRGGYAFREFSYSRAVFLLDFAIALALFTAFHLLIRWAQATIRSRGVNLLPTLIVGMNAETANTIAELRDRLGLGYRVAGVVATEETAECEFAGVPIVGSFDDLPELIRRYGIQEVIITEPAIGSERLFDSMMEVGRDHRVEFRFAPKLFDLLPQKTAVEQIGVLPMVRLFREPLSDAGRLVKRVSDIIISLAAIVVLSPVLAFVALAVRRSSSGPIFFRQERVGMDGRVFLCLKFRTMFADSDEEIHREAYRKNISGEAAGEVFGKVANDPRITPAGRSIRRWSLDELPQLFNVVRGEMSIVGPRPPIPYEVEEYDIRHRKRLDMKPGITGLWQVSGRNRLTFEEMVALDIFYIENWSVWLDLKIIFLTLPAIFRGDGERTEQ; encoded by the coding sequence ATGCCGCTTGTCACCGTGCTCATCGGTGCGGCCGATGCCGCCTTGGCCGGCGGAGCTCTTATTGCCGCTTTCGTTGTTCGCGAAGGTGCGCCCGTTCTCTCGGAAACGGCCTGGGCCTGGTCGCAGGAGTTCGTGCCCTACGCCGGCGTTTTTTGGTTTGCGATGTTCGTCCGCGTCGCGCTTCTTGCCTACGAGGGCGTCTATCGGTTCAAGGGCGCGTTTTCGTATTCGCGGGAGGCGGCAAAGGTCGTCAAGGCCGTCGCCGTCGGGTCGCTGCTGATCGTCGCCTGGGCGTTCCTTTTCCGCGGTGGCTATGCCTTTCGTGAGTTCTCGTATTCGAGGGCCGTTTTTCTGCTTGACTTCGCTATCGCCCTTGCGCTTTTTACCGCGTTCCATTTGCTCATTCGCTGGGCACAGGCGACGATCAGAAGCCGCGGTGTGAACCTGCTTCCGACGCTGATCGTCGGAATGAATGCCGAGACCGCAAATACCATCGCCGAACTCCGCGATCGGCTCGGGCTCGGTTATCGGGTCGCAGGCGTTGTTGCGACCGAAGAGACGGCTGAATGCGAGTTCGCCGGAGTCCCGATCGTCGGCAGCTTTGATGATCTGCCCGAGCTCATTCGCCGCTACGGCATTCAGGAAGTGATCATCACCGAGCCCGCCATTGGCAGCGAGCGGCTGTTTGATTCGATGATGGAGGTCGGCCGCGACCACCGCGTTGAGTTTCGGTTTGCTCCGAAGCTTTTCGACCTTCTTCCGCAGAAAACAGCGGTCGAGCAGATCGGCGTTTTGCCGATGGTCCGGCTATTTCGCGAGCCTCTCTCAGATGCCGGAAGGCTGGTCAAACGCGTATCGGACATCATTATCTCACTCGCCGCGATCGTCGTTCTCTCGCCGGTTCTCGCCTTCGTCGCCCTTGCCGTCCGGCGAAGCTCGAGCGGGCCGATATTCTTCCGCCAAGAGCGCGTCGGGATGGACGGCCGCGTGTTTCTTTGCTTAAAGTTTCGGACGATGTTTGCCGATTCTGATGAAGAGATCCACCGCGAGGCCTACCGCAAGAACATTTCCGGCGAGGCGGCGGGCGAGGTCTTTGGCAAGGTCGCGAATGATCCGCGGATCACACCTGCAGGCCGTTCGATAAGGCGTTGGAGCCTCGATGAATTGCCGCAGCTTTTCAACGTGGTCCGCGGCGAGATGAGCATCGTCGGGCCGCGGCCGCCGATACCCTACGAGGTCGAGGAATACGACATCCGCCACCGCAAACGGCTCGATATGAAGCCGGGCATCACCGGGCTCTGGCAGGTCTCCGGCCGCAATCGGCTGACCTTTGAAGAAATGGTGGCGCTTGATATTTTCTACATCGAGAACTGGTCGGTCTGGCTC